One segment of Carya illinoinensis cultivar Pawnee chromosome 1, C.illinoinensisPawnee_v1, whole genome shotgun sequence DNA contains the following:
- the LOC122308504 gene encoding IMPACT family member in pol 5'region, whose protein sequence is MRVAFTEQMLTVITPVAPSYLRYQKPHHRISTSLFVLAAAGAKRAMVTGNSSSSSGNAGAYTTVKERVTFEREIKKSKFIAIAGPISDERSALSFLSQVRDPRATHNCWAYKVGDQYRSNDDGEPSGTAGKPIHSAIVSSGIDRVMVVVIRYFGGIKLGTGGLVRAYGGVASECLRNAPTCLVKSKVPMGVEVPFDLLGILYHQLQPFQVEDIKQDYDTGKDGISMVTFKVDFDQAEKLEEAVKANCSRELEFFKH, encoded by the exons ATGAGAGTGGCGTTTACGGAGCAAATGCTAACAGTAATAACACCGGTGGCACCAAGTTACCTCCGCTACCAGAAGCCACACCACCGCATCTCCACCTCACTCTTCGTTCTCGCCGCCGCTGGAGCCAAGAGAGCCATGGTTACTGgaaacagcagcagcagcagtggCAACGCGGGTGCGTACACGACTGTCAAAGAGAGAGTGACATTCGAGAGAGAAATCAAGAAGAGCAAATTCATCGCCATTGCTGGCCCCATCTCCGACGAGCGATCCGCTCTCTCCTTCCTATCCCAG GTCCGAGATCCCCGTGCTACTCACAATTGCTGGGCTTATAAG GTTGGAGACCAGTATCGGTCTAATGATGATGGTGAGCCCTCGGGTACAGCTGGCAAGCCAATACATTCTGCTATTGTTTCGTCAGGAATAGATAGAGTTATGGTAGTAGTGATCAG GTATTTCGGAGGAATTAAACTTGGAACTGGTGGACTGGTCAGGGCTTATGGAGGAGTTGCATCAGAATGCTTGAGAAATGCCCCTACTTGTCTTGTGAAATCTAAG GTCCCAATGGGTGTGGAGGTTCCATTTGATCTTTTGGGTATTCTGTACCATCAG TTACAACCTTTCCAGGTTGAAGACATCAAGCAAGATTATGATACTGGTAAAGATGGCATCAGTATGGTAACTTTCAAGGTTGATTTTGACCAGGCTGAGAAATTGGAGGAGGCTGTCAAAGCCAACTGTAGCCGAGAACTGGAGTTTTTTAAACATTGA